The Crateriforma spongiae sequence CCCCAGCGAAGTCCCGTCGGTGGCGAACCGCTGGATTCGTTGGTTGCCGTATTCGCAGATCATCAGATCGACGCGGCCGGATGATGGTTCGCCTGCCATCAGGGCAATGTCGTAGGGGTAATACAGTTGGCCCGCTTGTGGACCCTGGACGCCCCAACAGTGCACCAAGCCGGGCGGATCGGCGGACACGTCAAAGGCCTGCATTCGATGGTTGCCCGCATCGGTCACCCACAGCAACCCATCGGTAACGATCATGCTTTGGGGACGAATGAATTGTCCCGGTTGATCGCCGGTACCACCCCACTGGGCCATGAAGCGACCGTCGGGATCGAATTTTTGGATTCGATCGCTGTCACCATACTCACCGATGTAAAAGCAGCCATCGTCGTCACAAACCGCTTCGGTGACGAAGGCGAATTCGCCGGGACCGTAGCCCGCGGTCCCCCCGATGCAACGCGAATCGATCAGCGTACCGTCCAGTTCATAGGCCAGCATGCGATAATAATGTGTGTCGGCGACCAGCAAGACTTCACGATCGATGTGCTCGTCGGCGGC is a genomic window containing:
- a CDS encoding NHL repeat-containing protein, giving the protein MKLADQPTTASRVDMKHSRQRNAQIFDRRRLLSTAIAAGGLLSLPGCVSTAARGEPDLVWGRRGWSDGRFVKPRTIAIDSADRLYICDTTGRIQVFDADGNFQTFWSTPETANGRPTGLQVRAADEHIDREVLLVADTHYYRMLAYELDGTLIDSRCIGGTAGYGPGEFAFVTEAVCDDDGCFYIGEYGDSDRIQKFDPDGRFMAQWGGTGDQPGQFIRPQSMIVTDGLLWVTDAGNHRMQAFDVSADPPGLVHCWGVQGPQAGQLYYPYDIALMAGEPSSGRVDLMICEYGNQRIQRFATDGTSLGILGGPGFEDGQFHHPWGLVVDSRRRVHVLDSNNHRIQRFPT